Proteins co-encoded in one Octopus bimaculoides isolate UCB-OBI-ISO-001 chromosome 9, ASM119413v2, whole genome shotgun sequence genomic window:
- the LOC106884208 gene encoding kielin/chordin-like protein: protein MLRQLLLVIVAISYVNSYSYECTYNGRNYRGIFKIDCNTCVCDRNGKPICTNLRCGYGKEPSCTYQGKRYNVGQTFQQSCNTCVCKNDGQIQCDNKDCTKRCNYKGKQYREGEEFQDNCNKCKCHSTGYVQCTNKVCQCQYNGNVYRIGEMFNDGCKPCTCQTTGIVQCNSGRCGCYYKNIRYENGQTFTDDCNACECLNNGLVKCTKKICKCYFRGKVLSVGQKFEGDCNTCYCRGNGQLECTKKICQCTYQGQTYRVGQIFRNDCNQCECLRSGIVQCSNKPCNCIYNGNSYQIGSTFKKDCNTCTCKADGTVDCTTNQCTCTYKNEVYNFGATVIHVNVKRTVE from the exons ATGCTTCGCCAGTTGCTACTAGTAATAGTAGCTATTTCTTATGTGAACAGCTACAGCT ACGAATGTACTTATAATGGAAGGAATTATAGAGGAATATTTAAGATCGACTgcaacacgtgtgtatgtgacagAAATGGCAAACCAATTTGTACAAATTTACGTTGTGGTTATGGGAAGGAACCTTCTTGTACCTATCAAGGCAAACGTTACAATGTAGGACAGACATTCCAGCAGTCCtgtaatacatgtgtatgcaaaAATGATGGCCAGATACAATGTGACAACAAAGACTGTACTAAACGATGTAATTATAAAGGAAAGCAGTACCGAGAAGGTGAAGAATTCCAAGACAACTGTAATAAATGTAAATGTCATTCTACTGGATATGTTCAGTGTACCAATAAAGTGTGTCAGTGCCAATACAATGGTAACGTCTACAGAATTGGAGAGATGTTTAATGATGGATGTAAGCCTTGCACTTGTCAAACTACAGGAATAGTGCAGTGTAACAGTGGTAGATGTGGatgttattataaaaatatacgatATGAAAACGGCCAAACTTTCACTGATGATTGCAATGCATGCGAATGTTTAAATAATGGTCTGGTTAAATGTACTAAGAAAATTTGTAAGTGTTACTTCAGAGGAAAAGTATTAAGTGTTGGTCAGAAATTTGAAGGGGATTGTAACACTTGTTATTGTAGAGGCAACGGTCAGTTAGAATGTACAAAGAAAATTTGTCAATGTACTTATCAAGGACAGACATATCGAGTTggacaaatatttagaaatgatTGTAACCAATGTGAATGTTTAAGAAGCGGTATTGTGCAGTGCTCTAACAAACCATGTAATTGCATATACAATGGAAACTCCTACCAAATAGGAAGTACATTTAAAAAGGACTGTAATACGTGCACATGTAAAGCTGATGGGACTGTAGATTGCACAACAAATCAATGTACCTGTACTTATAAAAATGAGGTTTATAATTTCGGAGCA ACTGTAATACATGTAAATGTGAAACGAACGGTAGAGTAA
- the LOC106884212 gene encoding kielin/chordin-like protein: MYNGNTYKIGTTFKKDCNTCTCKADGTVDCTTNQCTCTYKNEVYNFGAVFNDDCNTCRCQYNGQVDCTNRPCRCTHKGQTYRIGDRFSEDCNQCQCLSTGYVRCSTNICRCTYNNQIYNVGQSFTQDCNTCKCETNGRVSCTNKPCNCMYNGNTYNIGTMFKKDCNTCTCKADGTVDCTTNQCTCTYKNRVYNFGAEFNDDCNTCKCQYNGQVDCTRKPCKCTYKGQIYHIGNKFHEDCNQCECLSSGEVQCSKNLCKCVYNGNTYQIGTTFKKDCNTCTCKADGSVDCTTNPCTCTYKNRVYNFGNQFKDGCNTCTCQYNGEVSCTKIHCSCNYNGKRYEIGSVWYNDCNKCQCTSDGRVDCEQKVCSKPCVYKGKTYSVGETFKDVCNTCRCGQFGEVACTKMYCPPTTCQYYGKSYKEGEMFMTQDKCNVCRCSNGKAKCTKYDCYRMKQQYG, translated from the exons ATGTACAATGGAAACACCTACAAAATAGGTACTACATTTAAAAAGGATTGTAATACGTGCACATGTAAAGCCGATGGCACTGTAGATTGTACAACAAATCAATGTACCTGTACTTATAAAAATGAGGTTTATAATTTCGGAGCAGTGTTCAATGATGATTGTAATACTTGCAGATGTCAATACAACGGACAAGTTGATTGTACAAACAGACCCTGCCGGTGTACGCATAAAGGACAAACTTATCGAATTGGTGATAGATTTTCGGAAGATTGTAACCAATGCCAATGCTTATCGACTGGATATGTTCGATGTTCTACCAACATTTGCAGATGCACTTACAACAACCAGATTTATAACGTAGGTCAATCATTTACGCAAGACTGTAATACATGTAAATGTGAAACGAACGGTAGAGTAAGTTGTACAAATAAACCTTGTAACTGTATGTACAATGGAAACACCTACAACATAGGTACTATGTTTAAAAAGGATTGTAATACGTGCACATGTAAAGCCGATGGCACTGTAGATTGCACAACAAATCAATGTACCTGTACTTATAAAAATAGGGTTTATAATTTCGGAGCAGAATTCAATGATGATTGTAATACTTGCAAATGTCAATACAACGGACAAGTTGATTGTACAAGGAAGCcatgtaaatgcacatataaaGGACAAATTTATCACATTGGCAATAAATTTCATGAAGATTGTAACCAGTGTGAATGTTTATCGAGCGGTGAAGTGCAGTGTTCTAAGAatctatgtaaatgtgtttaCAATGGAAATACCTACCAAATTGGTACAACATTTAAAAAGGACTGTAATACGTGCACATGCAAAGCTGATGGTAGCGTAGACTGTACAACAAATCCATGTACTTGCACTTACAAAAATAGAGTTTACAATTTCGGAAATCAATTCAAAGATGGCTGCAATACTTGTACTTGTCAATACAATGGTGAGGTTAGCTGCACTAAAATACATTGTTCCTGTAATTACAACGGTAAACGTTATGAAATTGGTTCTGTATGGTATAATGATTGCAACAAATGTCAGTGCACCTCCGATGGGAGAGTGGATTGTGAGCAAAAAGTATGCAGTAAGCCCTGTGTATACAAAGGAAAAACTTATTCTGTTGGTGAAACATTTAAAGATGTCTGCAATACTTGTCGATGTGGACAATTTGGTGAAGTAGCTTGTACTAAAATGTATTGCCCCCCGACAACATGCCAGTATTATGGAAAATCTTACAAAGAGGGAGAAATGTTCATGACTCAAGATAAATGCAATGTTTGTCGATGTTCAAATGGGAAGGCTAAATGTACCAAGTATGATTGCTATCGTATG aAACAACAGTACGGATGA